A genomic segment from Pseudorca crassidens isolate mPseCra1 chromosome 6, mPseCra1.hap1, whole genome shotgun sequence encodes:
- the PRKAG3 gene encoding 5'-AMP-activated protein kinase subunit gamma-3 isoform X4: MSFLEQGDSTSWPSPAMTTSSERSHGEQGTKASRWTRQEDVEEGELPGLGEGLQSRPAAESTGLEATFPKATPWTQAAPLAGVGSPTAERDILPPDCAASASSSSTDDLDVGIEFSATAAWGDELGLVEERPAPCPSPQALLPRLSWDNELQKPGAQVYMHFMQEHTCYDAMATSSKIVIFDTMLQIKKAFFALVANGVRAAPLWDSKKQSFVGMLTITDFILVLHRYYRSPLVQIYEIEEHTIETWREIYLQGSFKPLVSISPSDSLFEAVYTLIKNRIHRLPVLDPVSGAVLHILTHKRLLKFLHIFGTLLPRPSFLSCTIQDVGIGTFRDLAMVLETAPILTALDIFVDRRVSALPVVNEAGQVVGLYSRFDVIHLAAQQTYNHLDVSVGEALRQRTLCLEKVVSCQPHETLGEVIDRIVQEQVHRLVLVDETQHLLGVVSLSDILQALVLSPAGIDALGA, encoded by the exons ATGAGCTTCCTAGAGCAAGGAGATAGCACTTCATGGCCGTCACCAGCCATGACCACCAGCTCAGAAAGAAGCCATGGGGAACAGGGGACCAAGGCTTCAAGATGGACAAGGCAGGAGGATGTAGAGGAAGGGGAGCTGCCAGGCCTGGGGGAAG GTCTCCAGTCCAGGCCAGCTGCTGAGTCCACCGGGCTGGAGGCCACATTCCCCAAGGCCACACCCTGGACCCAAGCTGCTCCCTTGGCTGGGGTGGGCTCCCCCACAGCAGAGCGGGACATCCTCCCCCCTGACTGTGCAGCCTCAGCCTCCAGCTCCAGCACAGACGATCTGGATGTGGGCATAGAGTTCTCAGCCACAGCAGCCTGGGGCGATGAGCTCGGCCTGGTGGAAGAGAGGCCGGCCCCATGCCCGTCCCCGCAGGCACTGTTACCCAGGCTGAGCTGGGACAATGAGCTGCAGAAGCCAGGGGCCCAGGTCTACATGCACTTCATGCAGGAGCACACCTGCTACGATGCCATGGCAACCAGCTCCAAGATAGTCATCTTCGACACCATGCTGCAG ATCAAGAAGGCCTTCTTCGCCCTGGTGGCCAATGGCGTCCGGGCGGCACCTCTGTGGGACAGCAAGAAGCAGAGCTTTGTGG GGATGCTGACCATCACAGACTTCATCTTGGTGCTGCACCGCTATTACAGGTCCCCCCTG GTCCAGATCTATGAGATTGAAGAACATACGATTGAGACCTGGAGGG AGATCTACCTTCAAGGCTCCTTCAAGCCTCTGGTCTCCATCTCTCCCAGTGACAG CCTGTTCGAAGCCGTCTATACCCTCATCAAGAACCGGATCCACCGCCTGCCAGTCCTGGACCCAGTCTCAGGCGCtgtgctccacatcctcacacaCAAGCGGCTGCTCAAGTTCCTGCACATCTTT GGCACCCTGCTGCCCaggccctccttcctctcctgcacCATCCAAGATGTGGGCATCGGCACGTTCCGAGACTTGGCCATGGTGCTAGAAACGGCACCCATCCTGACCGCACTGGACATCTTTGTGGACCGGCGCGTGTCTGCACTGCCTGTGGTCAACGAAGCTG GACAGGTCGTGGGCCTCTACTCCCGCTTTGATGTGATT CACCTGGCAGCCCAACAAACATACAATCACCTGGATGTGAGTGTGGGAGAAGCACTGAGGCAGAGGACACTGTGTCTGGAGAAAGTCGTTTCCTGCCAGCCCCACGAGACCTTGGGGGAAGTCATCGACCGGATTGTCCAGGAGCAG GTGCACCGGCTGGTGCTCGTGGATGAGACCCAGCACCTCCTGGGTGTGGTGTCCCTCTCCGACATCCTTCAGGCTCTGGTGCTGAGCCCTGCTGGCATCGACGCCCTCGGGGCATGA
- the PRKAG3 gene encoding 5'-AMP-activated protein kinase subunit gamma-3 isoform X6: MSFLEQGDSTSWPSPAMTTSSERSHGEQGTKASRWTRQEDVEEGELPGLGEGLQSRPAAESTGLEATFPKATPWTQAAPLAGVGSPTAERDILPPDCAASASSSSTDDLDVGIEFSATAAWGDELGLVEERPAPCPSPQALLPRLSWDNELQKPGAQVYMHFMQEHTCYDAMATSSKIVIFDTMLQIKKAFFALVANGVRAAPLWDSKKQSFVGMLTITDFILVLHRYYRSPLVQIYEIEEHTIETWREIYLQGSFKPLVSISPSDSLFEAVYTLIKNRIHRLPVLDPVSGAVLHILTHKRLLKFLHIFQGTLLPRPSFLSCTIQDVGIGTFRDLAMVLETAPILTALDIFVDRRVSALPVVNEAVLKSRSGQVVGLYSRFDVIHLAAQQTYNHLDVSVGEALRQRTLCLEKVVSCQPHETLGEVIDRIVQEQLR, from the exons ATGAGCTTCCTAGAGCAAGGAGATAGCACTTCATGGCCGTCACCAGCCATGACCACCAGCTCAGAAAGAAGCCATGGGGAACAGGGGACCAAGGCTTCAAGATGGACAAGGCAGGAGGATGTAGAGGAAGGGGAGCTGCCAGGCCTGGGGGAAG GTCTCCAGTCCAGGCCAGCTGCTGAGTCCACCGGGCTGGAGGCCACATTCCCCAAGGCCACACCCTGGACCCAAGCTGCTCCCTTGGCTGGGGTGGGCTCCCCCACAGCAGAGCGGGACATCCTCCCCCCTGACTGTGCAGCCTCAGCCTCCAGCTCCAGCACAGACGATCTGGATGTGGGCATAGAGTTCTCAGCCACAGCAGCCTGGGGCGATGAGCTCGGCCTGGTGGAAGAGAGGCCGGCCCCATGCCCGTCCCCGCAGGCACTGTTACCCAGGCTGAGCTGGGACAATGAGCTGCAGAAGCCAGGGGCCCAGGTCTACATGCACTTCATGCAGGAGCACACCTGCTACGATGCCATGGCAACCAGCTCCAAGATAGTCATCTTCGACACCATGCTGCAG ATCAAGAAGGCCTTCTTCGCCCTGGTGGCCAATGGCGTCCGGGCGGCACCTCTGTGGGACAGCAAGAAGCAGAGCTTTGTGG GGATGCTGACCATCACAGACTTCATCTTGGTGCTGCACCGCTATTACAGGTCCCCCCTG GTCCAGATCTATGAGATTGAAGAACATACGATTGAGACCTGGAGGG AGATCTACCTTCAAGGCTCCTTCAAGCCTCTGGTCTCCATCTCTCCCAGTGACAG CCTGTTCGAAGCCGTCTATACCCTCATCAAGAACCGGATCCACCGCCTGCCAGTCCTGGACCCAGTCTCAGGCGCtgtgctccacatcctcacacaCAAGCGGCTGCTCAAGTTCCTGCACATCTTT CAGGGCACCCTGCTGCCCaggccctccttcctctcctgcacCATCCAAGATGTGGGCATCGGCACGTTCCGAGACTTGGCCATGGTGCTAGAAACGGCACCCATCCTGACCGCACTGGACATCTTTGTGGACCGGCGCGTGTCTGCACTGCCTGTGGTCAACGAAGCTG TTCTAAAGTCTCGATCAG GACAGGTCGTGGGCCTCTACTCCCGCTTTGATGTGATT CACCTGGCAGCCCAACAAACATACAATCACCTGGATGTGAGTGTGGGAGAAGCACTGAGGCAGAGGACACTGTGTCTGGAGAAAGTCGTTTCCTGCCAGCCCCACGAGACCTTGGGGGAAGTCATCGACCGGATTGTCCAGGAGCAG CTGAGGTGA
- the PRKAG3 gene encoding 5'-AMP-activated protein kinase subunit gamma-3 isoform X7 codes for MSFLEQGDSTSWPSPAMTTSSERSHGEQGTKASRWTRQEDVEEGELPGLGEGLQSRPAAESTGLEATFPKATPWTQAAPLAGVGSPTAERDILPPDCAASASSSSTDDLDVGIEFSATAAWGDELGLVEERPAPCPSPQALLPRLSWDNELQKPGAQVYMHFMQEHTCYDAMATSSKIVIFDTMLQIKKAFFALVANGVRAAPLWDSKKQSFVGMLTITDFILVLHRYYRSPLVQIYEIEEHTIETWREIYLQGSFKPLVSISPSDSLFEAVYTLIKNRIHRLPVLDPVSGAVLHILTHKRLLKFLHIFQGTLLPRPSFLSCTIQDVGIGTFRDLAMVLETAPILTALDIFVDRRVSALPVVNEAVGLYIVPLFLCFL; via the exons ATGAGCTTCCTAGAGCAAGGAGATAGCACTTCATGGCCGTCACCAGCCATGACCACCAGCTCAGAAAGAAGCCATGGGGAACAGGGGACCAAGGCTTCAAGATGGACAAGGCAGGAGGATGTAGAGGAAGGGGAGCTGCCAGGCCTGGGGGAAG GTCTCCAGTCCAGGCCAGCTGCTGAGTCCACCGGGCTGGAGGCCACATTCCCCAAGGCCACACCCTGGACCCAAGCTGCTCCCTTGGCTGGGGTGGGCTCCCCCACAGCAGAGCGGGACATCCTCCCCCCTGACTGTGCAGCCTCAGCCTCCAGCTCCAGCACAGACGATCTGGATGTGGGCATAGAGTTCTCAGCCACAGCAGCCTGGGGCGATGAGCTCGGCCTGGTGGAAGAGAGGCCGGCCCCATGCCCGTCCCCGCAGGCACTGTTACCCAGGCTGAGCTGGGACAATGAGCTGCAGAAGCCAGGGGCCCAGGTCTACATGCACTTCATGCAGGAGCACACCTGCTACGATGCCATGGCAACCAGCTCCAAGATAGTCATCTTCGACACCATGCTGCAG ATCAAGAAGGCCTTCTTCGCCCTGGTGGCCAATGGCGTCCGGGCGGCACCTCTGTGGGACAGCAAGAAGCAGAGCTTTGTGG GGATGCTGACCATCACAGACTTCATCTTGGTGCTGCACCGCTATTACAGGTCCCCCCTG GTCCAGATCTATGAGATTGAAGAACATACGATTGAGACCTGGAGGG AGATCTACCTTCAAGGCTCCTTCAAGCCTCTGGTCTCCATCTCTCCCAGTGACAG CCTGTTCGAAGCCGTCTATACCCTCATCAAGAACCGGATCCACCGCCTGCCAGTCCTGGACCCAGTCTCAGGCGCtgtgctccacatcctcacacaCAAGCGGCTGCTCAAGTTCCTGCACATCTTT CAGGGCACCCTGCTGCCCaggccctccttcctctcctgcacCATCCAAGATGTGGGCATCGGCACGTTCCGAGACTTGGCCATGGTGCTAGAAACGGCACCCATCCTGACCGCACTGGACATCTTTGTGGACCGGCGCGTGTCTGCACTGCCTGTGGTCAACGAAGCTG tTGGCCTGTACATTGTTCCTCTCTTCCTGTGTTTCCTGTAA
- the PRKAG3 gene encoding 5'-AMP-activated protein kinase subunit gamma-3 isoform X2, producing the protein MSFLEQGDSTSWPSPAMTTSSERSHGEQGTKASRWTRQEDVEEGELPGLGEGLQSRPAAESTGLEATFPKATPWTQAAPLAGVGSPTAERDILPPDCAASASSSSTDDLDVGIEFSATAAWGDELGLVEERPAPCPSPQALLPRLSWDNELQKPGAQVYMHFMQEHTCYDAMATSSKIVIFDTMLQIKKAFFALVANGVRAAPLWDSKKQSFVGMLTITDFILVLHRYYRSPLVQIYEIEEHTIETWREIYLQGSFKPLVSISPSDSLFEAVYTLIKNRIHRLPVLDPVSGAVLHILTHKRLLKFLHIFGTLLPRPSFLSCTIQDVGIGTFRDLAMVLETAPILTALDIFVDRRVSALPVVNEAVLKSRSGQVVGLYSRFDVIHLAAQQTYNHLDVSVGEALRQRTLCLEKVVSCQPHETLGEVIDRIVQEQVHRLVLVDETQHLLGVVSLSDILQALVLSPAGIDALGA; encoded by the exons ATGAGCTTCCTAGAGCAAGGAGATAGCACTTCATGGCCGTCACCAGCCATGACCACCAGCTCAGAAAGAAGCCATGGGGAACAGGGGACCAAGGCTTCAAGATGGACAAGGCAGGAGGATGTAGAGGAAGGGGAGCTGCCAGGCCTGGGGGAAG GTCTCCAGTCCAGGCCAGCTGCTGAGTCCACCGGGCTGGAGGCCACATTCCCCAAGGCCACACCCTGGACCCAAGCTGCTCCCTTGGCTGGGGTGGGCTCCCCCACAGCAGAGCGGGACATCCTCCCCCCTGACTGTGCAGCCTCAGCCTCCAGCTCCAGCACAGACGATCTGGATGTGGGCATAGAGTTCTCAGCCACAGCAGCCTGGGGCGATGAGCTCGGCCTGGTGGAAGAGAGGCCGGCCCCATGCCCGTCCCCGCAGGCACTGTTACCCAGGCTGAGCTGGGACAATGAGCTGCAGAAGCCAGGGGCCCAGGTCTACATGCACTTCATGCAGGAGCACACCTGCTACGATGCCATGGCAACCAGCTCCAAGATAGTCATCTTCGACACCATGCTGCAG ATCAAGAAGGCCTTCTTCGCCCTGGTGGCCAATGGCGTCCGGGCGGCACCTCTGTGGGACAGCAAGAAGCAGAGCTTTGTGG GGATGCTGACCATCACAGACTTCATCTTGGTGCTGCACCGCTATTACAGGTCCCCCCTG GTCCAGATCTATGAGATTGAAGAACATACGATTGAGACCTGGAGGG AGATCTACCTTCAAGGCTCCTTCAAGCCTCTGGTCTCCATCTCTCCCAGTGACAG CCTGTTCGAAGCCGTCTATACCCTCATCAAGAACCGGATCCACCGCCTGCCAGTCCTGGACCCAGTCTCAGGCGCtgtgctccacatcctcacacaCAAGCGGCTGCTCAAGTTCCTGCACATCTTT GGCACCCTGCTGCCCaggccctccttcctctcctgcacCATCCAAGATGTGGGCATCGGCACGTTCCGAGACTTGGCCATGGTGCTAGAAACGGCACCCATCCTGACCGCACTGGACATCTTTGTGGACCGGCGCGTGTCTGCACTGCCTGTGGTCAACGAAGCTG TTCTAAAGTCTCGATCAG GACAGGTCGTGGGCCTCTACTCCCGCTTTGATGTGATT CACCTGGCAGCCCAACAAACATACAATCACCTGGATGTGAGTGTGGGAGAAGCACTGAGGCAGAGGACACTGTGTCTGGAGAAAGTCGTTTCCTGCCAGCCCCACGAGACCTTGGGGGAAGTCATCGACCGGATTGTCCAGGAGCAG GTGCACCGGCTGGTGCTCGTGGATGAGACCCAGCACCTCCTGGGTGTGGTGTCCCTCTCCGACATCCTTCAGGCTCTGGTGCTGAGCCCTGCTGGCATCGACGCCCTCGGGGCATGA
- the PRKAG3 gene encoding 5'-AMP-activated protein kinase subunit gamma-3 isoform X5: MSFLEQGDSTSWPSPAMTTSSERSHGEQGTKASRWTRQEDVEEGELPGLGEGLQSRPAAESTGLEATFPKATPWTQAAPLAGVGSPTAERDILPPDCAASASSSSTDDLDVGIEFSATAAWGDELGLVEERPAPCPSPQALLPRLSWDNELQKPGAQVYMHFMQEHTCYDAMATSSKIVIFDTMLQIKKAFFALVANGVRAAPLWDSKKQSFVGMLTITDFILVLHRYYRSPLVQIYEIEEHTIETWREIYLQGSFKPLVSISPSDSLFEAVYTLIKNRIHRLPVLDPVSGAVLHILTHKRLLKFLHIFQGTLLPRPSFLSCTIQDVGIGTFRDLAMVLETAPILTALDIFVDRRVSALPVVNEAVLKSRSGQVVGLYSRFDVIHLAAQQTYNHLDVSVGEALRQRTLCLEKVVSCQPHETLGEVIDRIVQEQCQPRWLL; encoded by the exons ATGAGCTTCCTAGAGCAAGGAGATAGCACTTCATGGCCGTCACCAGCCATGACCACCAGCTCAGAAAGAAGCCATGGGGAACAGGGGACCAAGGCTTCAAGATGGACAAGGCAGGAGGATGTAGAGGAAGGGGAGCTGCCAGGCCTGGGGGAAG GTCTCCAGTCCAGGCCAGCTGCTGAGTCCACCGGGCTGGAGGCCACATTCCCCAAGGCCACACCCTGGACCCAAGCTGCTCCCTTGGCTGGGGTGGGCTCCCCCACAGCAGAGCGGGACATCCTCCCCCCTGACTGTGCAGCCTCAGCCTCCAGCTCCAGCACAGACGATCTGGATGTGGGCATAGAGTTCTCAGCCACAGCAGCCTGGGGCGATGAGCTCGGCCTGGTGGAAGAGAGGCCGGCCCCATGCCCGTCCCCGCAGGCACTGTTACCCAGGCTGAGCTGGGACAATGAGCTGCAGAAGCCAGGGGCCCAGGTCTACATGCACTTCATGCAGGAGCACACCTGCTACGATGCCATGGCAACCAGCTCCAAGATAGTCATCTTCGACACCATGCTGCAG ATCAAGAAGGCCTTCTTCGCCCTGGTGGCCAATGGCGTCCGGGCGGCACCTCTGTGGGACAGCAAGAAGCAGAGCTTTGTGG GGATGCTGACCATCACAGACTTCATCTTGGTGCTGCACCGCTATTACAGGTCCCCCCTG GTCCAGATCTATGAGATTGAAGAACATACGATTGAGACCTGGAGGG AGATCTACCTTCAAGGCTCCTTCAAGCCTCTGGTCTCCATCTCTCCCAGTGACAG CCTGTTCGAAGCCGTCTATACCCTCATCAAGAACCGGATCCACCGCCTGCCAGTCCTGGACCCAGTCTCAGGCGCtgtgctccacatcctcacacaCAAGCGGCTGCTCAAGTTCCTGCACATCTTT CAGGGCACCCTGCTGCCCaggccctccttcctctcctgcacCATCCAAGATGTGGGCATCGGCACGTTCCGAGACTTGGCCATGGTGCTAGAAACGGCACCCATCCTGACCGCACTGGACATCTTTGTGGACCGGCGCGTGTCTGCACTGCCTGTGGTCAACGAAGCTG TTCTAAAGTCTCGATCAG GACAGGTCGTGGGCCTCTACTCCCGCTTTGATGTGATT CACCTGGCAGCCCAACAAACATACAATCACCTGGATGTGAGTGTGGGAGAAGCACTGAGGCAGAGGACACTGTGTCTGGAGAAAGTCGTTTCCTGCCAGCCCCACGAGACCTTGGGGGAAGTCATCGACCGGATTGTCCAGGAGCAG TGTCAACCTCGTTGGCTGCTGTAG
- the PRKAG3 gene encoding 5'-AMP-activated protein kinase subunit gamma-3 isoform X3, which yields MSFLEQGDSTSWPSPAMTTSSERSHGEQGTKASRWTRQEDVEEGELPGLGEGLQSRPAAESTGLEATFPKATPWTQAAPLAGVGSPTAERDILPPDCAASASSSSTDDLDVGIEFSATAAWGDELGLVEERPAPCPSPQALLPRLSWDNELQKPGAQVYMHFMQEHTCYDAMATSSKIVIFDTMLQIKKAFFALVANGVRAAPLWDSKKQSFVGMLTITDFILVLHRYYRSPLVQIYEIEEHTIETWREIYLQGSFKPLVSISPSDSLFEAVYTLIKNRIHRLPVLDPVSGAVLHILTHKRLLKFLHIFQGTLLPRPSFLSCTIQDVGIGTFRDLAMVLETAPILTALDIFVDRRVSALPVVNEAGQVVGLYSRFDVIHLAAQQTYNHLDVSVGEALRQRTLCLEKVVSCQPHETLGEVIDRIVQEQVHRLVLVDETQHLLGVVSLSDILQALVLSPAGIDALGA from the exons ATGAGCTTCCTAGAGCAAGGAGATAGCACTTCATGGCCGTCACCAGCCATGACCACCAGCTCAGAAAGAAGCCATGGGGAACAGGGGACCAAGGCTTCAAGATGGACAAGGCAGGAGGATGTAGAGGAAGGGGAGCTGCCAGGCCTGGGGGAAG GTCTCCAGTCCAGGCCAGCTGCTGAGTCCACCGGGCTGGAGGCCACATTCCCCAAGGCCACACCCTGGACCCAAGCTGCTCCCTTGGCTGGGGTGGGCTCCCCCACAGCAGAGCGGGACATCCTCCCCCCTGACTGTGCAGCCTCAGCCTCCAGCTCCAGCACAGACGATCTGGATGTGGGCATAGAGTTCTCAGCCACAGCAGCCTGGGGCGATGAGCTCGGCCTGGTGGAAGAGAGGCCGGCCCCATGCCCGTCCCCGCAGGCACTGTTACCCAGGCTGAGCTGGGACAATGAGCTGCAGAAGCCAGGGGCCCAGGTCTACATGCACTTCATGCAGGAGCACACCTGCTACGATGCCATGGCAACCAGCTCCAAGATAGTCATCTTCGACACCATGCTGCAG ATCAAGAAGGCCTTCTTCGCCCTGGTGGCCAATGGCGTCCGGGCGGCACCTCTGTGGGACAGCAAGAAGCAGAGCTTTGTGG GGATGCTGACCATCACAGACTTCATCTTGGTGCTGCACCGCTATTACAGGTCCCCCCTG GTCCAGATCTATGAGATTGAAGAACATACGATTGAGACCTGGAGGG AGATCTACCTTCAAGGCTCCTTCAAGCCTCTGGTCTCCATCTCTCCCAGTGACAG CCTGTTCGAAGCCGTCTATACCCTCATCAAGAACCGGATCCACCGCCTGCCAGTCCTGGACCCAGTCTCAGGCGCtgtgctccacatcctcacacaCAAGCGGCTGCTCAAGTTCCTGCACATCTTT CAGGGCACCCTGCTGCCCaggccctccttcctctcctgcacCATCCAAGATGTGGGCATCGGCACGTTCCGAGACTTGGCCATGGTGCTAGAAACGGCACCCATCCTGACCGCACTGGACATCTTTGTGGACCGGCGCGTGTCTGCACTGCCTGTGGTCAACGAAGCTG GACAGGTCGTGGGCCTCTACTCCCGCTTTGATGTGATT CACCTGGCAGCCCAACAAACATACAATCACCTGGATGTGAGTGTGGGAGAAGCACTGAGGCAGAGGACACTGTGTCTGGAGAAAGTCGTTTCCTGCCAGCCCCACGAGACCTTGGGGGAAGTCATCGACCGGATTGTCCAGGAGCAG GTGCACCGGCTGGTGCTCGTGGATGAGACCCAGCACCTCCTGGGTGTGGTGTCCCTCTCCGACATCCTTCAGGCTCTGGTGCTGAGCCCTGCTGGCATCGACGCCCTCGGGGCATGA
- the PRKAG3 gene encoding 5'-AMP-activated protein kinase subunit gamma-3 isoform X1, whose translation MSFLEQGDSTSWPSPAMTTSSERSHGEQGTKASRWTRQEDVEEGELPGLGEGLQSRPAAESTGLEATFPKATPWTQAAPLAGVGSPTAERDILPPDCAASASSSSTDDLDVGIEFSATAAWGDELGLVEERPAPCPSPQALLPRLSWDNELQKPGAQVYMHFMQEHTCYDAMATSSKIVIFDTMLQIKKAFFALVANGVRAAPLWDSKKQSFVGMLTITDFILVLHRYYRSPLVQIYEIEEHTIETWREIYLQGSFKPLVSISPSDSLFEAVYTLIKNRIHRLPVLDPVSGAVLHILTHKRLLKFLHIFQGTLLPRPSFLSCTIQDVGIGTFRDLAMVLETAPILTALDIFVDRRVSALPVVNEAVLKSRSGQVVGLYSRFDVIHLAAQQTYNHLDVSVGEALRQRTLCLEKVVSCQPHETLGEVIDRIVQEQVHRLVLVDETQHLLGVVSLSDILQALVLSPAGIDALGA comes from the exons ATGAGCTTCCTAGAGCAAGGAGATAGCACTTCATGGCCGTCACCAGCCATGACCACCAGCTCAGAAAGAAGCCATGGGGAACAGGGGACCAAGGCTTCAAGATGGACAAGGCAGGAGGATGTAGAGGAAGGGGAGCTGCCAGGCCTGGGGGAAG GTCTCCAGTCCAGGCCAGCTGCTGAGTCCACCGGGCTGGAGGCCACATTCCCCAAGGCCACACCCTGGACCCAAGCTGCTCCCTTGGCTGGGGTGGGCTCCCCCACAGCAGAGCGGGACATCCTCCCCCCTGACTGTGCAGCCTCAGCCTCCAGCTCCAGCACAGACGATCTGGATGTGGGCATAGAGTTCTCAGCCACAGCAGCCTGGGGCGATGAGCTCGGCCTGGTGGAAGAGAGGCCGGCCCCATGCCCGTCCCCGCAGGCACTGTTACCCAGGCTGAGCTGGGACAATGAGCTGCAGAAGCCAGGGGCCCAGGTCTACATGCACTTCATGCAGGAGCACACCTGCTACGATGCCATGGCAACCAGCTCCAAGATAGTCATCTTCGACACCATGCTGCAG ATCAAGAAGGCCTTCTTCGCCCTGGTGGCCAATGGCGTCCGGGCGGCACCTCTGTGGGACAGCAAGAAGCAGAGCTTTGTGG GGATGCTGACCATCACAGACTTCATCTTGGTGCTGCACCGCTATTACAGGTCCCCCCTG GTCCAGATCTATGAGATTGAAGAACATACGATTGAGACCTGGAGGG AGATCTACCTTCAAGGCTCCTTCAAGCCTCTGGTCTCCATCTCTCCCAGTGACAG CCTGTTCGAAGCCGTCTATACCCTCATCAAGAACCGGATCCACCGCCTGCCAGTCCTGGACCCAGTCTCAGGCGCtgtgctccacatcctcacacaCAAGCGGCTGCTCAAGTTCCTGCACATCTTT CAGGGCACCCTGCTGCCCaggccctccttcctctcctgcacCATCCAAGATGTGGGCATCGGCACGTTCCGAGACTTGGCCATGGTGCTAGAAACGGCACCCATCCTGACCGCACTGGACATCTTTGTGGACCGGCGCGTGTCTGCACTGCCTGTGGTCAACGAAGCTG TTCTAAAGTCTCGATCAG GACAGGTCGTGGGCCTCTACTCCCGCTTTGATGTGATT CACCTGGCAGCCCAACAAACATACAATCACCTGGATGTGAGTGTGGGAGAAGCACTGAGGCAGAGGACACTGTGTCTGGAGAAAGTCGTTTCCTGCCAGCCCCACGAGACCTTGGGGGAAGTCATCGACCGGATTGTCCAGGAGCAG GTGCACCGGCTGGTGCTCGTGGATGAGACCCAGCACCTCCTGGGTGTGGTGTCCCTCTCCGACATCCTTCAGGCTCTGGTGCTGAGCCCTGCTGGCATCGACGCCCTCGGGGCATGA